One Leptolyngbya sp. SIO1E4 genomic window, TCCTTATATCAATGAAACCTGGATTACGGCCATTCATTCGCCCCCGGAAACTCACACCCCCGCGATGGTAAACGCTTTGAAGGTGTCTGATGCATTGATGGCAGAATTTTTGTCTGTCGATGGCTATGTTTTTGGGATTCCCATGTATGGGTTTACGATTCCCGCAACTCTTAAAGCTTATATTGAACATTTGATCCGGATTGGGCACACCTATGAGGTGGATGAAAACGGAGTTAAAGGGCTAGTTCATGGGAAAAAAGCGCTGTTTATTACAAGCCGTGGCGGCAATTATCCTCCAGGATCTCCCTTTGGTGAAGATCATCAAGAACCTTATCTAAGAACAATTTTTTGGTCATTTGGAATTACAGATGTCCAGTTTATCCATGCCAGCAACCTGGTTTTAGGCGAGCGAGAACAGTCTATTGCAATTGCCCAAACCAAGCTGCAAGCCCTGGCTGCTCAGTGGTAAATGATGAAAGTATTGTCTGGGAACACACTTTATCTATAGCCTTATTCAATTAAATTCAGGACACCTAGGCCAGGATCGGATCTAGGGTTTGAGGTCTAGGGCGTACTTTATCCAAAGACAAGCCGCTGTAATCCCTGAAATGCCCCTTGAGACAGCACCAGACCACACTTTGTGAGCAAGCCTTCAGACTGCCACGGGTGCCATGAGACGGGAAAGGCGAGAGGCGTTAACGAGCCCTAGCATCGCTTCGGTGATGCGAGGCATGGCGTTGAGATCGAGCTGATAGCCTGGGGCAACGGTTGCAGAAGTTGAGCTGGGGGCAGCGATCGCCATCTGTAACTCTTGTTGCACGCCCTGGGCTAGCTGCTGGGGCGTCAACTCATCGGGGTGGAAGGTTGTAAATAGGCCCAGCTCAGCCATGCGTTGGGCCCGAACCCATTGCTCTTCAACGGGTTCGGTACGAGGTACCACGACTGCTCGCTTTTGCAACGTCAGAATTTCGCCCACCGTGTTGTATCCGCCCATGGAGACCACCACATCAGCAGCGGTCATATAGCTCGCCAGGTCGTCGGTAAACTCTAGCCAGTGCAGGTTAGATGCTTGGTTGATGCGCTTGAGCAGACTTTGCTTCTGAGCAGCGGGCATTTCTGGGCCGCCGACAATTAAGCTAACCGTCGGCTGTTCAGCAGCAAGGATGGCTTGGGCTTTGAGATAGGTGTCTGCTAGCTGGAAACCATCACCGCCGCCGCCAGGGGTGACCAACACCAACCGATCGCTAGAAGACAGACCCAGCGATCGCCGCACGACAGCCGGATGACGGAGGCCATTGCCCCGCCGGATATAGCCCATAAAACGAGTTTTAGCGGTCAACGCTGCTGGAAAACGGTATTCGCGTGGGGCATCAAAAATGTCGGCTGTCCCCACAATCCACACCTGATCGTAAAAAGATTCCGTCAGGGTGTAATAGTTGTCGCGCTGCCATTGGGCAATGGTTGCGGCAGGGCTATCGAGAATGTCCCGCAGCAGCAGCACCATGCGAGTTGCTGGAGAGTGTCGCTTGAGGTAATCCAACGTAGGTTGCACCTCACCCCATAGACCATTGGGCTTTTTATCGACCAGCAGCAAGTCAGGCTGAAAATGAGCGGCCGCTGTCCGGATCAGCTCTCCCCTGAGCTTGAGCGCCTCTTGCAGCTCCGTTCTCAGGAACCTGACCCCCATCTTGCCTTCTTCATCTCGGCTGAGACAGGGCAACTTAATGTAATCGAGCCCTTCCGGTAACCGTAGCTGGTGCAAAGCGGGCGATCCAGACACCACCAAAACCGACAGATCGGGAACTGCTTTGAGCAGATAATCGCAGATGGCGACCATGCGTCGAATATTGCCTAACCCGAACGCATCGTGGGAATAGACCATTAACTTCATGGGTATGTCCCTGTGAGATGAGTGAGAAAGCGACCAGAATGAACAATGATTCAGTTGATTCAAGTTTTGGAGAAAGAAAGAGGGGGAGGGCTGTTAGCGATTAGCCATCAGCACTCAGGGTTTGGGTGTTAGATTTCTGCCTTTTACCTTCTACCTTCTGCCTTTCCCTTCCCTGCCGCGATAACAACGGCTCTAAGCCGCCTGCACCGCAGAGGGGCCTGCGTGAGGTGAGAGCACAACTGGACGGCTGGAATTACGACCAATGCCTACGTAAATCAACCCTGCATCTGCGATCGCCGCAGGTGCCAAACAGTTGCGACCATCTATGAGCAGGGGCGTCCGCATTTGAGCGGCCAGCTCGGCATAGTTGACATCGCGGAATTGCGGCCAATCAGTGACTACGACTAAGGCATCACAGCCCTTAGAAAGTTGCTGAGGGGTCTGACACAGACCGACTGCTGCCGGAATGCTGGCATGGCTTCTGTCAACATAGATGGGGTCATAGGCTTTAACCTTGGCCCCTAGCCGCAGCAGCTCAGCAATCATGTCGAGGGCTGGGGCATCGCGCAAATCATCGGTATGAGGTTTGAACGTAAGGCCGAGCAGACCAATCGTCTTCCCCTTGAGAATTTTGAGGGTTTGCTGCAGCAGGTCTAAGGCCCGCAGGCGCTGTTGACGGTTGGTGTCAACGGTGGCCTGTAGCAGATGGGCCTCATAGCCATAGTCTTGAGCGGTGTGCACCAGGGCAGAGACATCTTTGGGAAAGCAAGAGCCGCCCCAGCCAATCCCTGCCTGCAGAAACTTCGGCCCGATGCGAGCATCAAGCCCCATGCCGTGGGCGACCTGGGTCACGTCTGCCCCGACGCGATCGCAAATATTCGCCACTTCATTAATGAAGCTGATCTTGGTGGCCAAGAACGCATTGGCAGCGTACTTAATCATCTCAGCTGAGGGCAAGTCAGTGAGCACCAAGGGCACAGGGGGTAACGCCTGATTGTCTGCAAAAGCTCGGTAAATTAAAGGCGCATACAGCGTTTGCATAATCTCTAGCGCCCGATCGCTGCTGCTGCCCAGTACGATGCGATCGGGGTTAAAGGTGTCATATACTGCTGACCCTTCCCGCAGAAATTCAGGATTGCTGACCACATCAAAATTAGGGGTGGAGGCGGTATTCCGCTCTCGCAGGGCTTCAACAACCAAGCTACGAACCCAATCGCCAGAACCAATTGGAACGGTAGATTTGTTGACAATTACCCGATAGCGATCGTCTAAATGAGCCCCAATACCGCGAGCCACTGCTTCAACATAGCGCGTGTCACTTTCCCCCGTGGGTAAAGGCGGTGTCCCCACAGCAATATAAATAACTTCACTGTGGGCAACACCTGCCGCTAAATCAGTCGTAAAGGAAAGCCGACCCGCTGCCATTGCTGACTGCATAATTTCTTCCAGCCCAGGCTCATAAATTGGAGACTGACCTGAACGCATCTTTTCAACTTTGGTGGCGTTGTTATCTACGCAGATAACATGATGACCCGTGTGGGCCAAGCAAGCGCCGGTTACTAGGCCGACGTATCCGGTTCCAATCACACAAACGTTCATAGCAGGGTCTCAGCATTAAAGAACTGCATCCGTTGTCCTTACTCTGACCCGCTTCTTTAAAGCAACCATGAAGCATTTATGAGATCCACTTCATGAAATTTCATTAGGGGGTGATGAGAAAGCTCTTAAAAAGAGCAACCTTCACTTACTTTTCAATCTGACATCCCGTCAAGTTGACATGTCACGATAGCAGTATATTAAACAATTATCTCAATTTTTGGAAGGCAATAATTGCCGCCTCAGCTCGGCGGTTACTGCAGGCTAAAACTAAGATTTATTGCTTAGAATAAATTTCGTTCCAGGATAATTTCCCTATTGGCCCCTGCCCCTGGAAGCTGCTTTCCTGATTGCCTGACGAACGTTTCGCTATCCTCCTCTAGTGCTTGGATTTTGGGCTGGTAGCTGTCAGTCATACTGAGAGAGGGAACGTTCGCAGAGTCAGACTTCATCCATTAGAGACCTGTGGCATCGGTAGCAGCAAATTTTGTCACACTGAGCAAGTCTTAACCTATCAGGTGTAGAAGTTTTATGGGCCCGTTGTTTGGGTTCTCCACCCTGTAGGATTGCTGCTGACGGTTGTCAGGCAACGGTTCTAAAATCTAGGACTGCAGAAAGGCTACCCGGTTAGGACGCTCTGTTCTACTCAATCTACGTGATAAATTATCCTCAGTACTTTCTTATTGCGAAATCACCCTATATATTATTGACTGAGAGAAATCAGGTTATGGAAGGGTAAATGCCTATTGACCAAAGCAAGGTATCGAAAGATGTTTCTTTATCGCAACATAACCTGAAAGCTGAAACGATTCTTCTTCAGAAAGCGTCGATGTTTTAGCAAGCTTGACGGAACTTTAAAGTCTCAATTGCATCTAGACATATTCAGAGACGAGTTTATAGAGACGGTATACCCTTCAAAATTCAATTGCAAGCTGCAAAATTGTGAAAAGCTCAGTTCAATCCCCCTCCCCCGCTACGATTGTCCGGCCCACCTCACCCCTTCAGATAACTGCTCGGTTAAAGCATCTTGTAGGGGAAGCCCGGACTCGTATCCTGCTGTTATATGCCGTCACAATGCTGCTGGTTGTCGGGGTCTCGATACCCATTTTTCGCTTTTTCTTGTTCGCTGAAATTGACGCACGTGTCCGGGAAGACTTGCTAGAAGAGTTTGAAGAGTTTCAAGTTGATCTGGAGACTTGGGATGCCGCAACGCCTGACTCAGAAGAAACGTTGCTGGAGTTTGTTGATACATTTTTAGACCATGAAATCCCTGAGGATGATAATTATCACGTCGTCATCCTAGAGGAAGCGTTTTACCGCTCTAACCCGATGGTGGTGCCTGATGTTATCGGGCCTGACTCTGACCTCATGCAGCAATGGGCAAGGCTGCAATCCTCAGTCGAATCTACGGTGCAGGTTTCAGACCCTGCTGTAGGCAGTGTTGTCTATAGGACGCAAGTCCTGGAAATTAACGATGTTCCCCAGGGGCTGTTTGTCGCCGTCCACCTGTCTGCTGGAGAGCGAGTTGAGTCGTTAGCGGCCATCTATGTTTTTGTGAAAGTTGCCGCCGCAGTGGTGGTGGCGTCGTTTTTACTCGCGTGGCTTGGTAGCCGTCAACTGCTCAAGCCGGTTCAGCAGCTGGCTGAGACCGCTAAAAAAATCAATGAAACCAATCTTTCTGATCGTTTATCCGTAAAGGGGTCTGGCGAGTTATCGGCGCTCGCAACCACGTTTAACACCATGATGGATCGGGTGCAAAATGCCTTTACTAGCCAACGTAACTTCATCAACGATGCGGGTCATGAGTTACGTACCCCCATCACCATCGTTCAAGGCCACCTGGAACTGATGGAAGATGACCCAGAAGAGCAACAGGAAACCCTGGAGCTTGTCATGGACGAGCTTGATCGGATGGGGCGGTTTGTTAACGATATGGTGCTATTGGCTAAGTCAGA contains:
- a CDS encoding NAD(P)H-dependent oxidoreductase; protein product: MRRILHIDASYSGESSVSRVLSQSFITTWKQLHSEAEIFYRDLGQFPVPYINETWITAIHSPPETHTPAMVNALKVSDALMAEFLSVDGYVFGIPMYGFTIPATLKAYIEHLIRIGHTYEVDENGVKGLVHGKKALFITSRGGNYPPGSPFGEDHQEPYLRTIFWSFGITDVQFIHASNLVLGEREQSIAIAQTKLQALAAQW
- a CDS encoding glycosyltransferase, whose amino-acid sequence is MKLMVYSHDAFGLGNIRRMVAICDYLLKAVPDLSVLVVSGSPALHQLRLPEGLDYIKLPCLSRDEEGKMGVRFLRTELQEALKLRGELIRTAAAHFQPDLLLVDKKPNGLWGEVQPTLDYLKRHSPATRMVLLLRDILDSPAATIAQWQRDNYYTLTESFYDQVWIVGTADIFDAPREYRFPAALTAKTRFMGYIRRGNGLRHPAVVRRSLGLSSSDRLVLVTPGGGGDGFQLADTYLKAQAILAAEQPTVSLIVGGPEMPAAQKQSLLKRINQASNLHWLEFTDDLASYMTAADVVVSMGGYNTVGEILTLQKRAVVVPRTEPVEEQWVRAQRMAELGLFTTFHPDELTPQQLAQGVQQELQMAIAAPSSTSATVAPGYQLDLNAMPRITEAMLGLVNASRLSRLMAPVAV
- a CDS encoding UDP-glucose/GDP-mannose dehydrogenase family protein; this translates as MNVCVIGTGYVGLVTGACLAHTGHHVICVDNNATKVEKMRSGQSPIYEPGLEEIMQSAMAAGRLSFTTDLAAGVAHSEVIYIAVGTPPLPTGESDTRYVEAVARGIGAHLDDRYRVIVNKSTVPIGSGDWVRSLVVEALRERNTASTPNFDVVSNPEFLREGSAVYDTFNPDRIVLGSSSDRALEIMQTLYAPLIYRAFADNQALPPVPLVLTDLPSAEMIKYAANAFLATKISFINEVANICDRVGADVTQVAHGMGLDARIGPKFLQAGIGWGGSCFPKDVSALVHTAQDYGYEAHLLQATVDTNRQQRLRALDLLQQTLKILKGKTIGLLGLTFKPHTDDLRDAPALDMIAELLRLGAKVKAYDPIYVDRSHASIPAAVGLCQTPQQLSKGCDALVVVTDWPQFRDVNYAELAAQMRTPLLIDGRNCLAPAAIADAGLIYVGIGRNSSRPVVLSPHAGPSAVQAA
- a CDS encoding HAMP domain-containing histidine kinase — encoded protein: MLLVVGVSIPIFRFFLFAEIDARVREDLLEEFEEFQVDLETWDAATPDSEETLLEFVDTFLDHEIPEDDNYHVVILEEAFYRSNPMVVPDVIGPDSDLMQQWARLQSSVESTVQVSDPAVGSVVYRTQVLEINDVPQGLFVAVHLSAGERVESLAAIYVFVKVAAAVVVASFLLAWLGSRQLLKPVQQLAETAKKINETNLSDRLSVKGSGELSALATTFNTMMDRVQNAFTSQRNFINDAGHELRTPITIVQGHLELMEDDPEEQQETLELVMDELDRMGRFVNDMVLLAKSERPDFLLLEAIDLKPFTEAIFSKVTALADRDWQLASLEPGRFVADRQRITGALINLASNATQYTQTEDMIEIGSAISQKQVRLWVRDTGEGISPDDQQRIFDRFARAAKSYRRSEGAGLGLAIVRAIAEAHGGHVELISQPGVGSTFTLVLPLQ